The DNA segment ACCCCCCGGACGTCGATCCCCTCCGCCTCGGCCAGCTCCCGGAGCCGCCGGCCGGTTCCGTCCCGGCCCACCACCCCGGCCAGGAGCACCCCCGCGCCGAGTGCCCGGAGATTGTGGGCCACGTTGGCCGCCCCGCCGAGGAGGAAGGTCTCCTGCTGGACCTCCACCACGGGGACCGGGGCCTCGGGGGAGATGCGGGAGGTCTCCCCCCAGACGAACTGGTCCAGCATGAGGTCCCCCACCACCAGGAGCCGGAGGTCCCGAAAGCGGGGGACGGCCTCTGCCAGGGCCCCGAGGTCCACTTCAGGCGTCATCTCCCGCCTCGCCCTCCAGGGGCCTCGCCTCCTCCACCAGCATCACGGGGATCCCGTCCCGGACCTCGTAGGCGAGCCGGCACCGGCGGCACACCAGGGCGGAGTCCGCCTCCGACGGGACCACGGGCCCCTTGCAGGCGGGGCACGCCAGGATCTCGAGCAGTTCCTCGCTGATGCCGAGGGGTGTCATCGGATTCCTCCTTCTCCCGGGGCCGCCGCCCCGGCGGCCAATACACGGTCCACGGCGGCGCAGACCTCCGCCGCCCCGATTTCCTCCATGCACCGGGGATCTGCGCAGCGGCGCCGGAAACATGGGCTGCAGGCGAGCCCTCGCCGGACGACCACGTGTCCCTCCCCGAAGGGCCCCGTCCGCCACGGGGCCGTGGGGCCGAAGAGCGCCACCACCGGTGCCCCGGCGGCGGCCGCCAGGTGCATGGGCCCGGTGTCGGTGCTCACCACCGCCCGGGCCCGCCGGAAGAGGGCCGCCAGCTGGGGCAGGGTGGTGCGGCCGGTGAGGTCGGCCACGTCCACACGGGCCTCGTCCCGGATGGCCCGGGCCAGGCCCCGGTCCCCGGCGCCCCCCACCACCACCGGGAGCAGGCCCCGCTCCCGGGCGGCGAACTCGGCCACCCGGGCGAATCCCGAAGGAGTCCAGCGCTTGGTGGGCCACACCGTACCGGGCACCAGGACCAGGTGACGAGGCGAATGGTACCCGCCGGCGGCCAGAAGGTCCAGGGCCTCCCGCTCCGCCGCGGGCCCGGCGTTGAGGGGAAACTCCGGCGGCCCGCCGGGCGCCCCGAGGTGCCGGGCCAGGCGCAGGTAGCGCAGCACGGCGTGCTCGTCCGGGTCGTAGGGCGGCAGGCGCTCGGTGAGGAAGAGGGAACTGCCCTCGCGCCCGCCCGCGAATCCCACCTTGCGGGGGCTCCGGGTGGCGGCGGCCACCAACCCGCTCTTGAGGAGCCCCTGGAGTTCGAGAACCACGTCGTACCGGGCGGCCCGGAGCCGGCGGAGAAAGGCCCGCAGCTCCCCGGCGAGCCCGGGCCAGCGGCCCGGCCGCCGCACCGCCCCGCCCCACCGCCGGCGGGGGTAGACGATCACGCGGTCGAGCATCGGGTGCCCATCGAGGAGTCCCGCCGCGGCCTCTCCCACCACCCAGTCCACGGCGGCGGCGGGAAAGGCGCGGCGCAGCGCCGCCAGGACCGGCAGCGCCTGGACCACGTCCCCGAGGGCGCTCAGCTTGACGATGAGAATCCGCATATCCACTCCGCCGCCGCCGCCAGGTCCTCGGCCACGTGCACCCCGGCCAGCCCCCCGCCTTCCGCCAGCCGCCGCTCGGTCTGGCGTCCTTGGCCGGTCCGGACCAGCACCGCCCGGGCCCCCACGGCGGCGGCCAGGTCCAGGTCCACGCCGCCGTCCCCCACCACGAAGGACCGGGCGGGGTCGAGGCCGAGCTCCGCCGCGGCCCGCTCCACCATGCCGGGGGCCGGCTTCCGGCAGCGGCAGGCACGATGATAGGGCCCCTCCCCCGCCTCCGGGTGGTGGGGGCAGTAGTACCACCGGTCCACCCGGGCCCCCTCGGCGGCCAGCCGCCGGTCCAGCTCCCGATGGACCTCCTCCACGAAGGTCTCGGCGAAGTAGCCGCGCGCCACCCCGGACTGGTTGGTCACCACCACCACGGGCCATCCCGCCCGGTTCAGGCGGCGCACGGCCCCCGCGGCGCCGGGGAGGAGCCGGAGGTCCTCCATGCGCCGGAGGTAGTGGACGTCCTCGACGAGGGTCCCGTCGCGGTCCAGGAAGACGGCGGCGCGGCTCACGCGTCCCGCTCCAGCCGGCGCCGGCAGGCCGCCAGCACCTCGTCGACGCCGATGCCCTTCATGCACTCGAAGCCCCCCGGGCAGGAACGGCGCAGGCACGGGGAACACGGCAGCTCGTGCCGGATCACCGTGCTGCGGATGGACCAGGGCCCGGTGGTCACCGGGTTGGTGGAGCCGAAGATCGCCACCAGCGGCACGTCCAGGGCCGCCCCCACGTGCATCAGGCCGGAATCGTTGGTGACGAACAGCCGCAGCCGCCCCACCAGGGCCATGGCCTCCGCCAGCGAGGTGGCCCCGGCCAGGTCGTGGGCCCGGGGGCCGACGGCCCCGCAGATCGCCTCCGCCTGGGGGCGTTCCCGCGCCGTCCCGAAGACCAGGAGGTGGGCGCCGGTCTCCGCCAGGAGCCGCCGGCCGAGCTCGGCGAACCGTTCCACGGGCCAGCACTTGGCGGGGCCGTACGCGGCCCCCGGGTTG comes from the Dissulfurirhabdus thermomarina genome and includes:
- a CDS encoding D-glycero-alpha-D-manno-heptose-1,7-bisphosphate 7-phosphatase; amino-acid sequence: MSRAAVFLDRDGTLVEDVHYLRRMEDLRLLPGAAGAVRRLNRAGWPVVVVTNQSGVARGYFAETFVEEVHRELDRRLAAEGARVDRWYYCPHHPEAGEGPYHRACRCRKPAPGMVERAAAELGLDPARSFVVGDGGVDLDLAAAVGARAVLVRTGQGRQTERRLAEGGGLAGVHVAEDLAAAAEWICGFSSSS
- a CDS encoding glycosyltransferase family 9 protein; translation: MRILIVKLSALGDVVQALPVLAALRRAFPAAAVDWVVGEAAAGLLDGHPMLDRVIVYPRRRWGGAVRRPGRWPGLAGELRAFLRRLRAARYDVVLELQGLLKSGLVAAATRSPRKVGFAGGREGSSLFLTERLPPYDPDEHAVLRYLRLARHLGAPGGPPEFPLNAGPAAEREALDLLAAGGYHSPRHLVLVPGTVWPTKRWTPSGFARVAEFAARERGLLPVVVGGAGDRGLARAIRDEARVDVADLTGRTTLPQLAALFRRARAVVSTDTGPMHLAAAAGAPVVALFGPTAPWRTGPFGEGHVVVRRGLACSPCFRRRCADPRCMEEIGAAEVCAAVDRVLAAGAAAPGEGGIR
- a CDS encoding Trm112 family protein: MTPLGISEELLEILACPACKGPVVPSEADSALVCRRCRLAYEVRDGIPVMLVEEARPLEGEAGDDA